The following proteins are co-located in the Bacteroidales bacterium genome:
- a CDS encoding ubiquinone/menaquinone biosynthesis methyltransferase, which produces MSEDHEKRPLLKMFTQVPPSYDLVNRILTFRMDEQWRKQAAAECLKMNPEHVLDLCTGTGDLALRLRSSSQPHTSVSALDFSPPMLERAEMKARKRNLAGINFYHGDVADMPFTDGQFDAIGIAFAFRNLTFHNPDREKFLREILRVLKPGGRFVIVETSQPKNKLMQKAFHAYMRWVSAPIGGMLSGHWSAYRYLAHSAANYWNSEALSGFLGNSGFSKVDAYPLMGGISTLYVAVK; this is translated from the coding sequence ATGTCAGAAGATCACGAAAAGCGTCCTTTGCTTAAAATGTTTACCCAGGTTCCACCTTCATACGATTTGGTGAACCGGATACTCACATTCAGAATGGATGAACAATGGCGCAAACAGGCCGCTGCCGAATGTTTGAAGATGAATCCCGAGCATGTTCTCGATCTCTGCACCGGAACGGGGGATCTCGCCCTCAGGCTTAGAAGTTCATCCCAACCACACACCTCGGTTTCTGCTCTTGATTTCAGCCCGCCAATGCTCGAGCGAGCTGAAATGAAAGCACGGAAACGAAACCTCGCCGGTATCAATTTTTATCATGGCGATGTGGCCGATATGCCATTTACCGATGGACAGTTTGACGCTATCGGAATTGCTTTTGCTTTTCGGAATTTGACTTTTCATAATCCTGACAGGGAAAAATTTCTCAGGGAAATTCTCAGGGTGCTCAAACCCGGTGGCCGATTTGTAATCGTCGAAACCAGCCAACCCAAAAATAAACTGATGCAAAAAGCTTTTCATGCCTATATGCGATGGGTTTCGGCGCCAATCGGGGGAATGCTCTCGGGTCACTGGAGTGCTTACCGGTACCTCGCCCATTCAGCCGCCAACTACTGGAACAGTGAAGCGCTTTCCGGATTCCTTGGTAATTCAGGTTTTTCAAAGGTCGATGCTTACCCGCTGATGGGAGGAATTTCGACGCTTTATGTGGCTGTTAAATAA
- a CDS encoding GatB/YqeY domain-containing protein, producing MGLAEKINEEIKQAMLAKDKRKLEALRAIKAALLLIKTGKDTSSDEIPKSVELQMLQKLVKQRKETALIYKEQNRPELAEEEIFQAGIIEKYLPEQMSADDLKKIVQDVIAEVGATGIRDMGKVMGLASKKLAGKADNKAISEIVKQALQG from the coding sequence ATGGGCTTAGCAGAAAAAATAAACGAGGAAATTAAACAAGCAATGCTTGCAAAAGACAAACGCAAACTTGAAGCGCTGAGAGCCATTAAGGCAGCATTGTTACTTATTAAGACAGGAAAAGATACAAGTTCGGACGAGATTCCGAAAAGTGTCGAGTTGCAGATGCTGCAGAAATTGGTGAAACAACGAAAGGAAACAGCACTGATTTATAAGGAACAAAATCGCCCGGAGTTGGCTGAGGAAGAGATTTTTCAGGCCGGAATCATTGAAAAATACCTGCCCGAGCAAATGAGCGCCGATGACCTGAAAAAAATTGTTCAGGATGTTATTGCAGAAGTAGGCGCCACCGGTATCAGGGATATGGGCAAAGTGATGGGACTTGCTTCAAAAAAACTGGCGGGAAAGGCAGATAACAAAGCCATCTCTGAAATTGTAAAACAGGCATTACAAGGTTGA